Proteins found in one Borreliella valaisiana VS116 genomic segment:
- a CDS encoding ABC transporter permease, which produces MNIRNFLLKKLILEEKNSLALTIVIILSIALGEIIIILTISIMNGFQNDFFLSITNVESGNLKIENELTQEEIKEIKNIEGIKHINKIYETQGIGIQNYYYPTILNILAVDITDLKKDQNFISFTGLEKAELDLKNNEIIIGNILSYNFNLFENDTLELIITDEIKNIISLENDIKKFKIKSIFKSNYAKINETLIFMNIDYFIKNKLLHNSSINYQIKTKKLNPSNKLIKKIKTINPKIKVKTWNEYNKEFYKALKIERNTMLIILTSIFIVIAVNAYYLQKRIIINKNKAILILLAMGLRINKIKQIFFIHSVIICTIGGLLGLILGISISLNINEILKIIDNLVNTLINFLNQTLALEIDGIKIQIVKNIITPKLFLSDLAFTFCFACFSTIYSSVKATKKIGSQKNIETINGS; this is translated from the coding sequence ATGAATATAAGAAATTTTTTGCTTAAAAAATTAATACTAGAAGAAAAAAATAGCCTAGCCCTTACAATTGTAATAATATTAAGCATTGCCTTAGGCGAAATAATAATTATCCTAACAATATCAATCATGAATGGTTTTCAAAATGACTTTTTTCTTAGCATTACAAATGTAGAAAGTGGAAATTTAAAAATAGAAAACGAACTTACTCAAGAAGAAATCAAAGAAATTAAAAATATTGAAGGAATAAAACATATAAATAAAATATACGAAACACAAGGCATTGGAATTCAAAATTATTACTATCCAACTATTTTAAACATCCTTGCAGTTGATATTACAGATCTCAAGAAAGACCAAAATTTTATTTCATTTACAGGACTTGAAAAAGCTGAACTGGATCTTAAAAACAATGAGATCATTATTGGAAATATACTCTCCTACAATTTCAACCTATTCGAAAATGACACCCTAGAATTAATAATCACCGATGAAATAAAAAACATTATCTCATTAGAAAATGATATAAAAAAATTTAAAATAAAATCAATTTTCAAAAGTAATTATGCAAAAATAAATGAAACTTTAATTTTTATGAATATAGACTATTTCATTAAAAATAAACTTTTGCATAATTCTAGCATTAATTACCAAATAAAAACAAAAAAATTAAATCCAAGTAACAAATTAATTAAAAAGATCAAAACTATTAATCCAAAAATTAAAGTAAAAACTTGGAATGAATACAATAAAGAATTCTATAAAGCATTAAAAATAGAACGAAATACAATGTTAATTATCTTAACAAGTATTTTCATTGTTATTGCCGTTAATGCATATTATCTACAAAAAAGAATAATAATAAATAAAAATAAAGCTATTTTGATACTATTAGCCATGGGACTTAGAATAAACAAAATAAAGCAAATTTTTTTTATTCACTCAGTAATAATCTGCACTATAGGAGGACTTCTTGGCTTGATACTAGGAATTTCAATTTCCTTAAATATAAATGAAATTTTAAAAATAATTGACAATCTGGTAAACACTTTAATAAATTTTTTAAATCAAACATTGGCCTTAGAAATAGATGGCATTAAAATACAAATAGTAAAAAATATAATTACTCCTAAATTATTTTTAAGCGATTTAGCATTTACTTTCTGCTTTGCATGCTTTTCCACAATATATTCAAGCGTTAAAGCAACAAAAAAAATTGGAAGTCAAAAAAACATTGAAACTATAAATGGATCGTAA
- a CDS encoding ABC transporter ATP-binding protein, which translates to MENILIIKNLCKAYKKNKTKIQVIENLNLTVTKGEFISIQGKSGCGKSTLFNMISGIDKIDSGEIISCGISLKNANEKTLSLYKNRQIGLVFQNYNLINEFSVIENIILPKIILGQETKETINKKALELMKILDIENRANHYPSELSGGESQRVAIARALINEPNIILCDEPTGNLDLSTAKTVENLLINTAKNFKKTLILVSHNPQFANKADSKYEFKDRTLKKL; encoded by the coding sequence ATGGAAAATATATTAATTATAAAAAATCTTTGCAAAGCATACAAAAAAAATAAAACAAAAATTCAAGTAATAGAAAATTTAAACTTAACTGTAACAAAAGGTGAATTTATTTCAATTCAAGGAAAAAGTGGTTGTGGAAAATCAACTCTTTTTAATATGATTTCAGGAATTGATAAAATAGATTCTGGAGAGATAATATCGTGTGGAATATCTTTGAAAAATGCAAATGAAAAAACATTAAGTTTATATAAAAACAGACAAATAGGTTTAGTATTTCAAAACTATAATTTAATAAATGAGTTCAGTGTAATTGAAAATATAATTTTACCCAAAATTATCTTGGGCCAAGAAACAAAAGAAACAATAAATAAAAAAGCTTTAGAGCTAATGAAAATACTAGACATAGAAAACAGAGCAAATCATTACCCTTCAGAACTCTCGGGAGGCGAATCACAAAGGGTCGCTATTGCTAGAGCGTTAATCAATGAACCTAATATAATCTTATGTGATGAACCTACAGGAAATTTAGACTTAAGCACAGCTAAAACCGTAGAAAATCTACTTATCAATACCGCAAAAAATTTTAAAAAAACATTAATACTAGTTAGTCATAACCCTCAATTTGCAAACAAAGCAGATTCAAAATATGAATTCAAAGATAGGACATTAAAAAAACTATGA
- a CDS encoding ABC transporter permease, whose translation MMLLKLKEITKIAYIIFKNSTNKIALMGSGISLSLVMIPLIIVYYMSSNIMTSTINKYIESEGFSIQIEYNDTNKTHYLKDRLNSFEKKYNYKDLNYFFEKRTYGIIGNNKKQGVLIRAIENEFILENKSIKLIKGTKNLKKDSILISNQIKNKLNLNLNEKIEILIPNTKNNKIMPRIKKFNISGIIETGLKDIDNNLVLISFENENLMSKKFSKSIIGLKTNSNSIKTNEILKQNLETEFQEFQTKTFYELYLNKYNNLDISKKLLIFIMALIIIFASINMSSSLSMLIFENKKKIAILKSIGMNNLNIKIIFLLISLTLSTTFCGIGIIIGNYLTLKISYLINFVDNVLNLFLKIFGEENSEILNSEYYVSEFQINLSLSFNLILLGLYMLITILTTLIPLSIISNLKEKEILR comes from the coding sequence ATGATGCTTTTAAAACTAAAAGAAATTACAAAAATTGCTTATATAATTTTTAAAAATTCAACAAATAAAATAGCTTTAATGGGTTCTGGAATATCATTAAGTTTAGTGATGATTCCATTAATTATTGTTTACTATATGTCTAGCAATATTATGACTTCTACTATTAATAAATATATTGAAAGTGAGGGATTTTCCATACAAATAGAATACAACGACACAAATAAAACTCATTACCTAAAAGACAGATTAAACTCATTTGAAAAAAAATATAATTACAAAGATTTAAATTATTTTTTTGAAAAAAGAACTTATGGAATTATTGGAAATAATAAAAAACAAGGTGTACTAATAAGAGCAATAGAAAACGAATTCATATTGGAAAACAAATCAATAAAATTAATAAAAGGTACTAAAAATTTAAAAAAGGATTCTATACTCATTTCAAATCAAATAAAAAATAAACTTAATTTAAATCTCAATGAAAAAATTGAGATTTTGATTCCAAATACAAAAAACAATAAAATAATGCCCAGAATAAAAAAGTTTAATATCTCAGGAATAATTGAAACCGGGCTAAAAGATATTGATAATAATTTAGTGTTAATTTCTTTTGAAAATGAAAATTTAATGTCAAAAAAGTTTTCAAAAAGCATAATTGGACTTAAAACAAATTCCAATTCCATAAAAACCAATGAAATCTTGAAACAAAATTTAGAAACTGAATTTCAAGAATTCCAAACAAAAACATTCTATGAGCTTTACTTAAATAAATATAATAATCTAGATATAAGTAAAAAACTTTTAATATTCATTATGGCTTTGATTATAATATTTGCAAGCATCAATATGTCTTCGTCTCTTTCAATGCTTATTTTTGAAAATAAAAAGAAAATTGCAATACTAAAATCAATTGGAATGAATAATTTAAACATAAAAATAATATTTCTTTTGATATCGCTCACATTAAGCACTACCTTTTGTGGAATTGGAATAATAATTGGAAATTATTTAACACTTAAAATATCCTATTTAATAAACTTTGTTGATAATGTTTTAAACCTATTTTTAAAAATATTTGGAGAAGAAAATTCTGAAATATTAAACTCAGAATACTACGTATCGGAATTTCAAATAAATTTAAGCCTGAGCTTTAACTTAATACTTCTTGGCTTATATATGTTAATAACCATTTTAACCACACTGATTCCGCTTAGCATTATCTCAAATTTAAAAGAAAAAGAAATTTTAAGATAG
- a CDS encoding cysteine desulfurase, with translation MDFKQIKSNAEKVKFLRKDFPILNKKFNNKHIIYFDNAATSQKPKKVIYSSIEYYENYNANVHRSGHKFAIQSSITIEKTRELVKNFINAESAKNIIFTSGTTDGINIIANSFFYSKYFKKKDEIILTTLEHNSNLLPWANLAKLSNLTIKLAKFNEMGIITPEEIEKLITEKTKLISISGINNTLGTINDLESIGKIAKKYNISLFIDAAQMAPHIKIDVKKIGCDFLVFSGHKMLAPTGIGILYISNNMAEKLNSSKLGGNTVEEIFIENKKIKFKSFDAPNKFESGTPNIAGIIGLKEAIKYINNISMDFILEHDQQLIEYGVKKLQELDEVEFLLNTNLKRNSIISFTVKNIHSHDIETYLDTMGIATRAGKTCSYVAFFPENLNKNHLLRASFYFYNTQEEIDIFVLGLKKVIKELS, from the coding sequence ATGGACTTTAAACAAATAAAAAGCAACGCTGAAAAGGTCAAGTTTTTAAGAAAAGATTTTCCTATTTTAAATAAAAAATTTAACAATAAGCATATAATTTATTTTGACAATGCAGCAACTTCGCAAAAACCCAAAAAAGTAATTTACTCTAGCATAGAATATTATGAAAATTACAACGCAAATGTACATAGAAGCGGTCACAAATTTGCAATTCAATCTAGCATAACAATAGAAAAAACAAGAGAACTTGTAAAAAATTTCATTAATGCAGAATCTGCAAAAAATATAATATTTACCTCTGGAACTACAGATGGAATTAACATCATAGCAAACTCATTTTTTTACTCAAAATACTTTAAAAAAAAAGATGAAATTATTCTTACAACTCTTGAACATAATAGTAATTTGCTGCCATGGGCAAATCTTGCAAAATTATCCAATCTAACAATTAAGCTTGCTAAATTCAATGAAATGGGAATTATTACCCCTGAAGAAATTGAAAAACTTATTACAGAAAAAACAAAACTCATAAGTATTTCAGGAATAAATAATACTTTGGGAACCATTAATGATTTAGAATCTATTGGGAAAATCGCAAAAAAATACAATATAAGTCTTTTTATAGATGCTGCACAAATGGCGCCTCATATAAAAATAGATGTTAAAAAAATTGGCTGTGACTTTTTGGTATTTTCTGGACATAAAATGCTTGCTCCAACAGGAATAGGAATTTTATATATTTCAAATAATATGGCTGAAAAGCTTAATAGCTCAAAATTAGGAGGAAATACTGTAGAAGAAATATTCATAGAAAATAAAAAAATTAAATTTAAATCATTCGATGCTCCTAATAAATTTGAATCGGGAACCCCAAATATTGCGGGAATTATTGGACTTAAAGAAGCAATAAAATATATCAATAATATTTCTATGGATTTTATTTTAGAACATGATCAGCAATTAATCGAATATGGCGTAAAAAAATTACAAGAACTTGATGAAGTCGAGTTCTTATTAAATACAAATCTTAAAAGAAATTCAATAATATCATTTACCGTAAAAAATATTCATTCACACGATATTGAAACCTATTTAGATACAATGGGAATAGCAACTAGAGCTGGAAAAACTTGCTCCTATGTAGCATTTTTTCCAGAAAATTTAAATAAAAACCATCTTTTAAGAGCTAGCTTTTATTTTTACAATACACAAGAAGAAATTGATATTTTCGTATTGGGGTTAAAAAAAGTAATAAAAGAGCTCTCGTAA
- a CDS encoding iron-sulfur cluster assembly scaffold protein, whose product MLTEETKKKLLKLSKVNNYIINEVEKTQNFKHQSKCGDQILFQTIEANNEKFNFKHHASGCMILLASANALNKLCNNKPKPEILNLVQKVINGDFTNLDEIDASLKIFNIFTNTNRKDCFLLPYKSLKDSLENYKPLRRIIR is encoded by the coding sequence ATGCTCACTGAAGAAACTAAAAAAAAACTATTAAAGCTTAGTAAAGTAAATAATTACATAATAAATGAAGTAGAAAAAACCCAAAATTTCAAACATCAATCTAAATGTGGGGATCAAATTTTATTCCAAACAATAGAAGCAAATAACGAAAAATTTAATTTTAAACATCATGCATCTGGATGTATGATTTTACTTGCAAGCGCCAACGCTTTAAACAAATTGTGCAATAATAAACCAAAACCCGAAATCCTAAACTTAGTGCAAAAAGTGATAAACGGTGATTTTACAAATCTAGATGAAATTGATGCAAGTTTAAAAATTTTTAACATATTTACAAATACAAATAGAAAAGATTGTTTTTTATTGCCGTACAAATCATTAAAAGATAGTTTGGAAAACTACAAGCCTCTAAGGAGAATTATTAGATGA
- a CDS encoding YifB family Mg chelatase-like AAA ATPase has protein sequence MKIYSHSSIGYEGELIEIEIDIKKGISGIDIVGLAGSEIKESRERVKSAIKNSNFHLLKDRILINLAPAGIKKLGTAFDLSIAISIIKIQESKNNENLEILVLGELQLDGKIRSIKAVLPAIALAKEKEIKFAIVPFENLEEALLIDGLNIWGVKDLKESVKIIEQLNDNILPPRTNIKPQPKIEQDCILDYDFKNIKGQQRAKRAIEIAIAGGHNIMLFGPPGSGKTLSIKCAQSILPPLTNKELIETNRIWSISGKLIDRKIIKQRPFRNPHHTASKEGIIGGGPNPLPGEVSLAHNGILFLDEALEFKKSILQSLREPIEDKSISISRASSKLFKYPANFQLMLAMNLCPCGNLGKKNTDCFCSQQEISNYWKKLGAAMLDRIDIRVPTRAINNEKLLSETSESSSEIKKRIIKARNIQNIRYKNFANINKNSDLNSDHIEKFCELSAILKNDLIYILNKLNISSRATHSILKIARTISDLKEEKNISREALLEAIEHRKNGENMLEK, from the coding sequence ATGAAAATCTATTCACACTCATCAATCGGATATGAAGGAGAACTAATTGAGATTGAAATAGATATTAAAAAAGGAATTTCTGGAATTGATATCGTAGGGCTTGCTGGAAGCGAAATTAAAGAATCAAGAGAAAGAGTAAAATCAGCTATCAAGAATTCAAATTTTCATCTTCTCAAAGATAGAATATTAATAAACCTTGCACCAGCTGGAATTAAAAAGCTTGGAACAGCTTTTGACCTTTCGATTGCTATTAGCATTATTAAAATCCAAGAAAGCAAAAATAATGAGAATTTAGAAATCTTAGTATTGGGAGAATTACAATTAGATGGCAAAATAAGATCAATAAAAGCGGTTTTGCCAGCCATTGCTCTTGCCAAAGAAAAGGAAATAAAATTTGCAATAGTTCCCTTTGAAAATTTAGAAGAAGCTCTCCTAATAGACGGCTTGAATATTTGGGGTGTTAAAGATTTAAAAGAAAGTGTAAAAATAATAGAACAATTAAACGACAATATACTTCCCCCAAGAACAAACATTAAACCACAGCCAAAAATCGAACAAGATTGTATTTTAGATTATGACTTTAAAAATATAAAAGGACAACAAAGAGCAAAAAGAGCAATTGAAATAGCAATTGCCGGGGGACATAACATAATGTTATTTGGTCCACCTGGAAGCGGTAAAACACTTAGTATTAAGTGCGCCCAATCTATTCTACCTCCACTTACAAACAAAGAGCTGATAGAAACAAATAGAATATGGTCAATATCGGGAAAATTAATAGACAGAAAAATAATAAAACAAAGACCTTTTAGGAATCCTCACCATACTGCTAGTAAAGAAGGAATAATTGGAGGAGGTCCAAATCCCTTACCTGGAGAAGTGTCTCTTGCCCATAATGGAATATTATTTCTAGATGAAGCTTTAGAATTTAAAAAATCCATCTTACAATCTTTACGTGAACCTATTGAAGACAAATCAATTTCAATCTCAAGAGCAAGTTCTAAGTTATTCAAATACCCCGCCAATTTCCAACTAATGCTTGCAATGAATCTTTGCCCTTGTGGAAATCTTGGCAAAAAAAATACAGATTGTTTTTGCTCACAACAAGAAATTTCAAATTATTGGAAAAAACTCGGAGCTGCAATGCTTGATAGAATTGATATTAGAGTCCCAACAAGAGCAATTAATAATGAAAAATTACTCAGCGAAACAAGCGAAAGTTCAAGCGAAATAAAAAAAAGAATAATAAAAGCAAGAAATATTCAAAATATAAGATACAAAAATTTTGCAAACATAAATAAAAACTCCGATCTTAATTCCGATCACATTGAAAAATTTTGCGAATTAAGTGCAATCTTAAAAAATGATTTAATTTACATTCTAAACAAACTCAACATATCTTCAAGAGCAACACATTCAATACTAAAAATTGCAAGAACAATCTCCGATTTAAAGGAAGAAAAAAATATTTCAAGAGAAGCCTTACTTGAAGCAATTGAACATAGAAAAAACGGAGAAAATATGCTTGAAAAATAA